Part of the Helicobacter bilis genome is shown below.
AGTGTATTTTTATATGCATTTAAGGGTAGGGAATATGTGCTTGACATGATAGAGGATTATTGTGGGGCAAGATTAACGCATAATTCTATCCGCATAGGTGGTGTGCCACTTGATATTCCGCATAATTGGTTTGAAAATATAGAATCTTGTTTAAATGAAGTTACAAAGACAATTAATCTCATAAAAGGACTTTTAGATAAGAATAGAATCTGGCGTATGAGATTAGAAGGTGTAGGTAAAATCAGCAAAGAGATGGCACAAGATTATGGGCTTAGCGGTGTTATGCTTCGTGGGTCTGGTATCCCTTATGATATTAGAAAAGAAGAGCCTTATGAAATCTATGATGAGTTAGACTTTAGCGTGCCTTTTACAGATAGTGGCGATTGCTATGGTCGCTATGTGCTTTACACTGAAGAAGTGTTTCAATCATGCTCCATTATTAGACAAGCAATGAAACTCTATAAAGATACAGATACAGCTCTTATGGCACACGCACCACAATATATCTCCGCACCAAAAGAAGATGTGATGACACAAAACTATTCTTTAATGCAGCATTTTGTGCTTGTAACACAAGGTATGAGACCGCCAAAGGGTGAAGTCTATGCTCCCACTGAATCTCCAAAAGGTGAATTAGGCTTTTTTATAAGCTCTTTAGGGAATCCATATCCACACAGAGTAAAGATAAAAGCCCCAAGCTTTTATCATTTACAAGTATTAGAGGCAATGCTGCCCGGACATTACTTAGCCGATGTTATTACGATTATAGGTAATAGTAATATTATCTTAGGCGAAATAGATAGATAGAGATTCTAAAAGGGTAGGGCATGAAACGATTTGATTTACGACATTTAAAAAGTGAATTTTACGACAAAATGGGCGAGCTGATTGAAACGCAATTAGAGAGTGGGGAAGTAGGCATTTTTCTCTT
Proteins encoded:
- the nuoD gene encoding NADH dehydrogenase (quinone) subunit D, translating into MAQYFNKLQTQFENVLFEQDEGKMVVNLGPQHPSAHGQLRLILELDGEMVKKAYPDIGYLHRGIEKLAENMIYNEFMPTTDRMDYTAASSNNHAFAYGVETLLGVEVPRRAKVIRTIILELNRIISHFLFMATHALDVGAMSVFLYAFKGREYVLDMIEDYCGARLTHNSIRIGGVPLDIPHNWFENIESCLNEVTKTINLIKGLLDKNRIWRMRLEGVGKISKEMAQDYGLSGVMLRGSGIPYDIRKEEPYEIYDELDFSVPFTDSGDCYGRYVLYTEEVFQSCSIIRQAMKLYKDTDTALMAHAPQYISAPKEDVMTQNYSLMQHFVLVTQGMRPPKGEVYAPTESPKGELGFFISSLGNPYPHRVKIKAPSFYHLQVLEAMLPGHYLADVITIIGNSNIILGEIDR